A genomic region of Streptosporangium lutulentum contains the following coding sequences:
- a CDS encoding ankyrin repeat domain-containing protein, with protein MTVGDDEWAEDIGAWRDSNLAQIRERLADGLDPGRLLPWLRSTPLHQAAQEGAVQVIELLLDSGAAVDPIDGDGATPLWEAVRHGQDAAVQALLDAGADPWRPCIAGRSPGVQAMFTELADLFVHLPGAPRVSPRLRELQDTVDEMMFSYETYNEDLCVAFVGGVDEDEIIRRLGAAPELCPPVDPTELWKAEQSSPVEVLRIASPPGGGVVLFQSGGILPVHDGVGRMVTTGGGILAGAFPSASPSVDIWRDGFAVARPSVHEQLSDNSLFEVWMCRFGDRGAHPSTAIERALALMTLLTATYITEEWLWSAPMRLVPVRLLSEGLGR; from the coding sequence ATGACCGTGGGCGACGACGAGTGGGCCGAGGACATCGGCGCATGGCGTGACAGCAATCTGGCCCAGATCCGCGAACGGCTGGCAGACGGGCTGGATCCCGGCCGGCTGCTGCCCTGGCTGCGCTCGACGCCGCTGCACCAGGCCGCCCAGGAGGGAGCGGTCCAGGTGATCGAGCTGCTCCTGGACTCGGGGGCCGCGGTGGACCCGATCGACGGCGACGGCGCCACCCCTCTGTGGGAGGCCGTACGGCACGGTCAGGACGCCGCCGTCCAGGCTCTCCTCGACGCGGGCGCCGATCCCTGGCGGCCGTGCATCGCCGGACGCTCCCCTGGTGTCCAGGCGATGTTCACCGAGCTCGCCGACCTGTTCGTCCACCTTCCCGGAGCCCCCCGCGTCAGCCCTCGGCTGCGCGAGCTTCAGGACACCGTCGACGAGATGATGTTCTCCTACGAGACCTACAACGAGGACCTCTGCGTCGCCTTCGTCGGCGGAGTGGACGAGGACGAGATCATCCGGCGCCTGGGCGCCGCGCCGGAGCTCTGCCCGCCGGTGGATCCCACCGAGTTGTGGAAGGCGGAGCAGAGCTCCCCCGTCGAGGTCCTGCGGATCGCCAGCCCGCCGGGGGGCGGGGTCGTGCTCTTCCAGAGCGGCGGCATCCTGCCGGTGCACGACGGCGTCGGCCGGATGGTCACCACCGGCGGCGGGATCCTGGCCGGGGCGTTCCCGTCCGCCAGTCCCTCGGTCGACATCTGGCGGGACGGCTTCGCCGTCGCGCGGCCCTCGGTTCACGAGCAGCTCAGCGACAACAGCCTGTTCGAGGTGTGGATGTGCCGTTTCGGCGACCGCGGCGCGCACCCCTCCACCGCGATCGAGCGCGCGCTGGCCCTGATGACGCTGCTGACCGCCACCTACATCACCGAAGAGTGGCTGTGGAGCGCTCCGATGAGACTCGTCCCGGTTCGGCTTCTGAGCGAAGGCTTGGGTCGATAG
- a CDS encoding MTH1187 family thiamine-binding protein — protein MSVLVAFSVTPIGAGEDVGELVAEAVRVVRASGLPNRTDAMFTTVEGEWDEVMAVVKDAVAAVEARCGRVSLVLKADIRGGQEGRLDAKVATIERHLA, from the coding sequence ATGTCAGTTCTCGTAGCGTTCAGCGTGACTCCGATCGGCGCGGGGGAGGACGTCGGCGAACTCGTCGCCGAGGCCGTGCGGGTGGTCCGCGCGTCGGGCCTGCCGAACCGGACCGACGCCATGTTCACCACGGTCGAGGGGGAGTGGGACGAGGTCATGGCCGTGGTCAAGGACGCGGTCGCGGCGGTCGAGGCCCGCTGCGGGCGGGTCAGCCTCGTTCTCAAGGCCGACATCCGGGGCGGGCAGGAGGGCAGGCTGGACGCCAAGGTCGCCACCATCGAAAGGCACCTCGCCTGA
- a CDS encoding MBL fold metallo-hydrolase gives MAAGRSIGRVLVGGLALAAAGWALRNIPAELGGRAEGERLERMRRSPQFHDGVFRNSLPGAVAPSMESAPAVLLNMILNAEERRPSVPVPLVTSPAVAPSATGLSVVWYGHATTLVEIEGRRVLIDPVWSRRASPTQLAGPRRLHPLPVPLSGLPSLDAIVISHDHYDHLDRATVRALTAMQAAPFLVPLGIGAHLERWGVPASRIIELDWDEEASVAGLRFVATAARHFSGRTFTRNTTLWGSWVIAGKDKRVFYAGDSGYFDGYAGIGAAHGPFDLTLMPIGAYSPAWPDIHMNPEEAVNAHLDLGGELLLPVHWATFALAMHPWAEPVDRLWREAKARDVRLAIPRPGDRIDTGDAPLVDSWWELLHGGETGRSR, from the coding sequence ATGGCGGCAGGCAGATCGATCGGACGTGTCCTCGTGGGCGGGCTGGCGCTGGCCGCCGCGGGATGGGCGCTGAGGAACATTCCGGCGGAGCTGGGCGGCCGGGCCGAGGGAGAGCGGCTGGAGCGGATGCGCCGCTCGCCGCAGTTTCATGACGGCGTCTTCCGCAATTCCCTGCCCGGAGCCGTCGCGCCGTCGATGGAGAGCGCGCCGGCCGTCCTGCTGAACATGATCCTCAACGCGGAGGAGCGCCGCCCGTCCGTGCCGGTTCCCCTGGTGACCTCTCCGGCCGTCGCGCCGTCCGCGACGGGGTTGAGCGTCGTCTGGTACGGCCACGCCACCACGCTGGTGGAGATCGAGGGCCGCCGCGTGCTCATCGACCCGGTGTGGAGCCGTCGGGCCTCGCCGACGCAGCTGGCCGGTCCGCGACGCCTGCATCCGCTGCCGGTGCCGCTGAGCGGCCTTCCCTCGCTCGACGCGATCGTGATCTCGCACGACCACTACGACCATCTCGACCGCGCGACGGTTCGCGCGCTCACCGCCATGCAGGCGGCGCCGTTCCTGGTGCCGCTGGGGATCGGCGCCCACCTGGAGCGCTGGGGCGTGCCCGCCTCACGGATCATCGAGCTCGACTGGGACGAGGAGGCGAGCGTCGCCGGCCTGCGGTTCGTCGCCACCGCCGCCAGGCACTTCTCGGGACGCACCTTCACCCGTAACACGACCCTGTGGGGCTCCTGGGTGATCGCGGGCAAGGACAAGCGGGTCTTCTACGCGGGCGACTCCGGATATTTCGACGGCTACGCCGGAATCGGCGCCGCGCACGGCCCCTTCGATCTCACCCTCATGCCGATCGGCGCGTACAGCCCCGCCTGGCCCGACATCCACATGAACCCGGAGGAGGCGGTCAACGCCCACCTCGACCTGGGCGGCGAGCTGCTCCTCCCGGTCCACTGGGCGACCTTCGCGCTCGCCATGCACCCGTGGGCCGAACCCGTCGACCGCCTGTGGCGCGAGGCCAAGGCCCGCGACGTCCGCCTGGCGATCCCCCGCCCTGGCGATCGCATCGACACCGGCGACGCGCCCCTGGTGGACAGCTGGTGGGAGCTGCTCCACGGCGGGGAGACCGGCCGATCGCGATAG
- a CDS encoding serine/threonine-protein kinase, which produces MVERTVILERYELDEVHLGKGGMGEVWGGYDKHLDRRVAVKFILLPDGVADPELERRFTHEAMIMAQLDHPGTPAIHDAGTFDDPRRGRRPFMVMQFVEGVTLDFVIDEQGPLSVGWVAAIGTQVAAVLSAAHERSILHRDLKPSNITLCPDGTLKVLDFGLAMLHDPELSRLSRTGQILGTASYMPPEQVRAGSLAPQSDLYALGCVLHELLTGRRLFTGPTEYSVYEQQIHTAPPRVRQFRSDVPPELDEIILSLLAKRIEDRPSDAGTVHDRLLPYVTGVGQLPGITVCGPSPRRMYAHAVSRVFTGVADGVTTHAASVISRSSGDGDFSRGDIERARREAMSLARDSRYSQAVEVLAAVAEPAGRVLGAEDPEVLNLRGQLANVLFEAGDHRRAAPAFHWLAVDLAKQYHPHDERVFQCRMQEATCHAHIGDSGLALRLMNDLLADELHVYPEDDPRTLELRRQIGELEKSTGDVESASRTLTDLLDDLSRLYGSDHSAVVRVRESLGHLDL; this is translated from the coding sequence GTGGTTGAGCGTACGGTCATCCTCGAACGGTACGAACTGGACGAGGTGCACCTTGGCAAGGGAGGCATGGGAGAGGTCTGGGGAGGTTACGACAAGCATTTGGACCGGCGCGTCGCCGTGAAGTTCATCCTGCTCCCTGACGGTGTCGCCGACCCAGAACTGGAGCGGAGATTCACCCACGAGGCGATGATCATGGCGCAACTGGATCATCCTGGAACGCCCGCCATCCACGACGCGGGGACGTTCGACGATCCCCGACGCGGACGGCGCCCGTTCATGGTGATGCAGTTCGTCGAGGGCGTGACGCTCGACTTCGTCATCGACGAGCAGGGGCCTCTTTCCGTCGGCTGGGTCGCCGCGATCGGGACTCAGGTCGCCGCGGTGCTGAGCGCCGCCCACGAACGGTCGATCCTCCATCGGGACCTGAAGCCCTCCAACATCACGCTTTGCCCCGACGGCACGCTCAAGGTGCTCGACTTCGGCCTGGCCATGCTCCATGACCCGGAGCTGTCCCGGCTCAGCCGGACCGGTCAGATCCTGGGCACCGCGTCATACATGCCGCCCGAGCAGGTCCGCGCCGGGTCGCTCGCGCCGCAGAGCGACCTATATGCCCTCGGGTGCGTCCTGCACGAACTGCTCACGGGCCGGAGACTGTTCACAGGGCCCACCGAGTACAGCGTGTACGAGCAACAGATTCACACCGCGCCCCCTCGCGTGCGACAGTTTCGGTCCGATGTGCCACCCGAGCTGGACGAGATCATTCTGTCGTTGCTGGCCAAGCGCATCGAGGACAGACCTTCGGATGCCGGTACGGTCCATGACCGGTTGCTTCCCTATGTGACAGGTGTGGGGCAGCTTCCCGGGATCACTGTGTGCGGGCCCAGCCCCCGGCGCATGTACGCCCACGCGGTCAGCCGGGTCTTCACCGGTGTCGCCGATGGTGTGACCACACATGCCGCATCCGTGATCTCCCGGTCTTCGGGCGACGGGGACTTCAGCAGGGGCGACATCGAGCGGGCGCGCCGTGAGGCGATGTCGCTCGCCCGCGACTCCCGCTACAGCCAGGCTGTCGAGGTGCTCGCCGCCGTCGCCGAGCCCGCGGGCCGGGTCCTCGGTGCGGAGGATCCAGAGGTGCTTAATCTTCGCGGGCAACTCGCCAACGTGCTCTTCGAGGCCGGCGATCATCGCCGCGCCGCCCCTGCTTTTCACTGGCTCGCAGTGGATCTAGCGAAGCAATATCACCCTCATGATGAGCGGGTCTTCCAGTGCCGTATGCAAGAAGCCACATGCCACGCACATATCGGGGACAGCGGTCTGGCGCTCCGTCTGATGAACGACCTGCTCGCCGACGAGCTGCACGTCTATCCGGAGGATGACCCGCGGACTCTGGAACTGCGACGGCAGATCGGCGAACTGGAGAAAAGTACGGGCGATGTCGAATCCGCGAGCCGTACACTCACCGATCTGCTCGACGATCTCAGCCGTCTGTACGGCTCCGACCATTCGGCGGTGGTCAGGGTGCGAGAGAGCCTGGGCCACCTGGATCTCTGA
- a CDS encoding endonuclease V, with the protein MKVRTPRTVLEAEAIQDELRSLLDLTGPGPRRPSRVAGVDVAYRGERLAAAVAVLDGTTLETVEEVTVGGRVTFDYVPGLLAFREIPALLEALDRLTVTPELIVCDGYGLAHPRRFGLACHLGVLTGLPTIGVGKTTFVGAYPDPAPERGSWTDLTLDGEVVGRVLRTQRGVKPVFVSVGHRVDLDTACHNVLNLTPRYRLPETTRVSDRLSRRALIEDCRSLLVGSDQRKKMG; encoded by the coding sequence ATGAAGGTACGAACGCCACGTACTGTCCTAGAGGCCGAGGCCATTCAGGACGAGCTCAGATCACTGCTCGACCTCACGGGTCCCGGCCCTCGCCGGCCCTCCAGGGTCGCGGGGGTGGACGTGGCATACCGGGGGGAACGGCTGGCCGCCGCGGTGGCCGTGCTGGACGGCACGACGCTGGAGACCGTCGAGGAGGTCACCGTCGGCGGGCGGGTGACCTTCGACTACGTCCCCGGCCTCCTCGCCTTCCGTGAGATCCCCGCCCTGCTCGAAGCCCTGGACCGCCTGACCGTCACCCCCGAGCTGATCGTCTGCGACGGGTACGGCCTGGCCCATCCCCGCCGCTTCGGCCTCGCCTGCCATCTGGGTGTGCTCACCGGGCTGCCCACGATCGGCGTCGGCAAGACGACCTTCGTCGGCGCCTACCCCGACCCCGCCCCCGAGCGGGGATCCTGGACCGACCTGACGCTGGACGGCGAGGTCGTCGGACGGGTTCTCCGCACCCAGCGGGGGGTCAAACCCGTCTTCGTCTCCGTCGGGCACCGCGTCGACCTCGACACGGCCTGCCACAACGTCCTCAATCTGACCCCCCGCTACCGTCTGCCGGAGACCACCCGCGTCTCCGACCGTCTGTCACGCCGGGCTCTGATCGAAGACTGTCGTTCGCTCCTGGTTGGATCTGATCAGCGCAAGAAGATGGGATGA
- a CDS encoding nucleotidyltransferase domain-containing protein: protein MTVTLPAWLAEIPAEQEHPAAFATVSGAHLYGFPSSDSDVDLRGVHLLPLEEVIGLSTGEETLTRSWVRHGVEVDLVTHDLAKFCRLLLRRNGYVLEQLLSPLVVTTSPVHQELIAAKRVAEHGLLPGDAPDRVRLAHDVAGLTAELEGARDVSRLPETTTSASVLHDLVVRTRLSVRASPEDSR, encoded by the coding sequence GTGACCGTCACCCTGCCCGCCTGGCTGGCCGAGATCCCGGCCGAGCAGGAGCACCCGGCGGCCTTCGCCACGGTCAGCGGCGCGCACCTGTACGGCTTCCCCTCGTCCGACTCCGACGTCGACCTGCGCGGCGTGCACCTGCTGCCGCTCGAAGAGGTGATCGGCCTGAGCACGGGCGAGGAGACCCTCACCCGTTCCTGGGTACGGCACGGCGTCGAGGTGGACCTGGTCACCCACGACCTGGCCAAGTTCTGCCGCCTACTGCTACGCCGCAACGGTTACGTGCTGGAGCAACTGCTCTCCCCGCTGGTGGTGACCACCTCCCCGGTCCACCAGGAGCTGATCGCCGCCAAACGTGTCGCCGAGCACGGCCTGTTGCCCGGTGACGCGCCGGACCGGGTACGGCTGGCGCACGACGTCGCCGGCCTCACCGCGGAGCTAGAGGGGGCCAGGGACGTCTCCCGGCTTCCCGAGACCACGACCTCGGCCTCGGTCCTCCACGATCTCGTCGTCCGCACCCGCCTGTCGGTCCGCGCCTCGCCGGAAGACTCCCGGTGA
- a CDS encoding DUF4132 domain-containing protein, which translates to MTQDTFRDKTAGGRPPEGSTPPDLSERIDPAADPVPPLAGLAPAAKSGLGLLDELSPEQLGWLSDDIDQTRVDVFARLDELYVPERQWHVQPFTEKVVSVLGPDIGDAQWRAMGVWAQLRTNLSHTRERDHLRDPVSLALRVAERKLAWTGDEIELLWQASVEPILFDRDPGSPLVLPLAVTRKLSHEAQRRHLPLMRQVQELLNRCRGWFNSQDKLNLDVLLAEHSEDDPIKAATCLVGKGDGFATLMTAEYGVRLGGPQTLPLLHHWITATPARPSATWLRRAATLLTPDAAALIREMLGRLPAYRETTTLHRYGDYERTVTTYLHPRTATPLRGMVWTCELIDEPWVVPLLGEIALAAGTGIGGSGPNPRSEMLANAALGVLAKRGGLEVVAPLARLQTKVRRRSILAKVAQILDAVAAQAGLNREQLLDRTVPTFGLGPDGVREEKAGEHVLRLALTETGTPTLTFLNPAGKAVKSAPKAVRESHGALVAEFRGTLAEMRKTLPAERLRVERALAEDRLWRWNQVEEFFLDHPVTGVHGRRLIWKILQGPAGIPVRTAEGWELTDPLGRRIQPRAETPMQLWHPIEAAVEEVRSWRDHLLEIGLRQPFKQAFREVYLLTPAEEQTGTFSNRFAGHVLRYGQAKALLSERGWTGLSLGHWDAAGGSEQGEAVKEVPGWRARWNMHLPWGSWETDGYGTPASSCVSEPIRFDRTGVEPRESVPLTEVPPLVLSEIMRDADLAVGVSSVGLDPQGQGDYWQSYNFGDLTESAEVRRDALTRLLPRLRISDRVELTERFLRVRGDLRTYRIHLGSGNILMEPNDAYLCIVPRGSFDQVFLPFEEDGGMLAVIMSKAFLLADDTAITDPSITHQIKG; encoded by the coding sequence ATGACTCAGGACACTTTCCGGGACAAGACTGCCGGCGGCAGGCCACCGGAGGGGTCCACACCACCGGACCTGTCCGAGCGGATCGACCCCGCCGCCGATCCGGTGCCCCCGCTCGCCGGGCTCGCCCCAGCCGCGAAGAGCGGCTTGGGTCTCCTCGACGAGCTCTCCCCCGAGCAGCTCGGCTGGCTCAGTGACGACATCGACCAGACCCGCGTGGACGTGTTCGCCCGGCTCGACGAGCTCTACGTGCCAGAGCGGCAATGGCACGTGCAGCCCTTCACCGAGAAGGTCGTCTCCGTGCTCGGGCCCGATATCGGCGACGCGCAGTGGCGCGCGATGGGAGTGTGGGCGCAGCTGCGGACGAACCTGTCCCACACCCGCGAGCGTGACCACCTTCGCGATCCGGTATCGCTGGCCCTGCGCGTCGCCGAGCGGAAACTCGCCTGGACCGGTGACGAGATCGAGCTGCTCTGGCAGGCCTCGGTCGAGCCGATCCTGTTCGACCGCGACCCCGGGTCCCCGCTGGTCCTCCCGCTGGCCGTCACCAGAAAGCTCTCCCACGAGGCACAGCGCCGCCATCTCCCCCTGATGCGCCAGGTCCAGGAGCTCCTGAACAGGTGCCGTGGATGGTTCAACTCGCAGGACAAACTCAACCTGGACGTCCTCCTCGCCGAGCACTCAGAGGACGACCCCATAAAGGCCGCCACCTGCCTGGTCGGCAAGGGCGACGGCTTCGCCACTCTGATGACCGCCGAGTACGGCGTGCGCCTCGGCGGCCCGCAGACACTCCCCTTGCTGCATCACTGGATCACCGCCACCCCCGCCCGCCCCAGTGCCACCTGGCTCCGGCGGGCCGCCACCCTTCTCACTCCGGACGCCGCCGCGCTCATCCGGGAGATGTTGGGCCGGCTGCCCGCCTATCGGGAGACGACGACCCTGCATCGGTACGGCGACTACGAGCGGACCGTGACGACATATCTGCACCCGCGCACCGCCACCCCGCTGCGCGGCATGGTGTGGACGTGCGAGCTGATCGACGAGCCGTGGGTGGTCCCGCTGCTGGGTGAGATCGCCCTGGCGGCGGGCACCGGAATCGGCGGGTCGGGGCCCAATCCGCGCAGCGAGATGCTCGCCAACGCCGCCCTGGGCGTGCTGGCCAAACGCGGCGGCCTGGAGGTGGTGGCTCCGCTTGCCCGGCTCCAGACCAAGGTCAGGCGAAGGTCGATCCTGGCGAAGGTCGCACAGATACTGGACGCGGTGGCCGCGCAGGCCGGTCTGAACCGCGAGCAACTGCTCGACCGGACCGTGCCGACGTTCGGGCTCGGCCCCGACGGAGTCCGGGAGGAGAAAGCCGGCGAGCACGTCCTTCGTCTGGCGTTGACCGAGACGGGCACCCCGACGCTGACCTTTCTCAACCCGGCGGGGAAGGCCGTCAAGTCCGCGCCGAAAGCGGTCAGAGAGAGTCATGGCGCGCTGGTCGCCGAGTTCAGGGGCACTCTCGCGGAGATGCGCAAGACCCTGCCCGCCGAACGACTCCGCGTCGAGCGGGCACTCGCAGAAGACCGGCTCTGGCGCTGGAACCAGGTCGAGGAGTTCTTCCTCGACCACCCCGTCACCGGCGTCCACGGCAGGCGGCTGATCTGGAAGATCCTGCAGGGCCCCGCCGGGATCCCGGTCAGGACCGCCGAGGGCTGGGAGCTCACCGATCCGCTCGGCCGCCGGATCCAGCCCCGGGCCGAAACCCCGATGCAGCTCTGGCATCCCATCGAGGCGGCCGTCGAGGAGGTCCGGAGCTGGCGCGACCACCTTCTGGAGATCGGGCTGCGGCAGCCGTTCAAGCAGGCCTTTCGCGAGGTCTATCTGCTCACCCCGGCCGAGGAGCAGACAGGGACGTTCTCCAACCGCTTCGCGGGCCATGTGCTGCGGTACGGCCAGGCCAAGGCTCTGCTGTCCGAGCGCGGCTGGACCGGGCTCTCACTCGGCCACTGGGACGCGGCGGGCGGCTCGGAGCAGGGCGAGGCCGTCAAGGAGGTCCCCGGCTGGCGGGCGCGCTGGAACATGCACCTGCCGTGGGGCTCCTGGGAGACCGACGGTTACGGCACTCCGGCCTCGTCCTGTGTCAGCGAACCGATCCGGTTCGACCGCACCGGCGTGGAACCGCGGGAGTCCGTCCCTCTCACCGAGGTGCCGCCGCTGGTCCTGTCAGAGATCATGCGGGACGCCGACCTCGCCGTCGGCGTCTCCTCCGTCGGTCTCGATCCCCAGGGACAGGGCGACTACTGGCAGTCCTACAACTTCGGTGACCTCACCGAGAGCGCCGAGGTCCGCCGCGACGCCCTGACCCGGCTGCTCCCCCGCCTGCGCATCTCCGACCGGGTCGAGCTCACCGAGCGTTTCCTGAGGGTCCGCGGAGACCTCCGCACCTACAGGATCCACCTGGGATCGGGCAACATCCTGATGGAGCCCAACGACGCCTACCTGTGCATCGTCCCCCGGGGCTCGTTCGACCAGGTCTTCCTGCCGTTCGAGGAAGACGGCGGCATGCTCGCGGTCATCATGTCCAAGGCGTTCCTGCTCGCCGACGACACCGCCATCACCGACCCGTCCATCACCCACCAGATCAAGGGCTGA
- a CDS encoding pyridoxamine 5'-phosphate oxidase family protein: MSETTPESGDLGPRVAFHRERLGLTREELDKRTGIPPGSVDYIEENPVGVTEGALSHLADALETTRGDLIAGDVPQPPGHDRPASQELDPAECMHLIAPGGTGRIAFADVPGPTVLPVDYMVHDGAVVFRTQAGGPMDQDLRDGLQDADITIGFEVDQIDEAEQEGWSVLIQGPVHPVTEEELPAVTGPGVDFRAGDERELYVRIAAQRITGHRIIGS; this comes from the coding sequence ATGTCCGAGACAACACCCGAGTCCGGTGACCTCGGCCCGCGTGTCGCCTTCCACCGCGAACGGCTCGGCCTGACGCGTGAGGAACTCGACAAACGCACGGGCATCCCCCCGGGGTCGGTCGACTACATCGAGGAGAATCCCGTCGGCGTGACCGAAGGCGCCCTGTCCCATCTCGCCGACGCCTTGGAGACCACGCGCGGAGACCTCATCGCCGGTGACGTGCCCCAGCCTCCCGGCCACGACAGGCCCGCCTCGCAAGAGCTCGACCCGGCCGAGTGCATGCACCTCATCGCTCCCGGCGGGACCGGCAGGATCGCCTTCGCCGACGTGCCCGGACCGACCGTGCTCCCGGTCGACTACATGGTGCACGACGGGGCGGTCGTCTTCCGCACCCAGGCCGGCGGCCCGATGGACCAGGACCTGCGTGACGGTCTCCAGGACGCCGACATCACGATCGGTTTCGAGGTGGACCAGATCGACGAGGCCGAGCAGGAAGGATGGAGCGTGCTCATCCAGGGTCCCGTCCACCCCGTCACCGAAGAGGAACTGCCTGCGGTGACGGGGCCGGGTGTGGACTTCCGAGCGGGTGACGAGCGCGAGCTCTACGTCAGGATCGCCGCGCAACGAATCACCGGCCACCGCATCATCGGCTCCTGA
- a CDS encoding acyltransferase family protein codes for MPTIQEAPQQTRRRLAWLDALRGIAALVVVVEHALEPLLPEARQPVKAVFEPGWYGVMVFFLVSGYIVPASLERRGSVRAFWISRFFRLYPLFGVCVAGMALLVAVGWDDLHLWWGSRPVSLALGHLTMLQNLLYMPNLVNVLWTLSYEMAFYLLLTVMFTFGVNRRSTTAALGFAAVAVLGAGALPVTLLSAGGSGRMLTVTLLVTALVAVGLAAVLKGSGAVRQAGAIVIGVTVLGLLMVNQGYPGPWQGLLILATMFAGTALYRAEQSEISWRQAGWVVLVPLAGIWLARDEFGLQTAMAAAWITFAAGMALRHRNAPRALAWLGLVSYSIYLLHPLLLESVQRFWPEPLSAPLGLRLVALAGVVGLLLGLSALTWRFVETPAQRLGKRLASGDR; via the coding sequence ATGCCGACAATTCAGGAAGCACCGCAGCAAACCAGGCGCCGCCTGGCATGGCTCGACGCCCTGCGTGGCATCGCCGCTCTGGTGGTGGTCGTGGAGCACGCGCTCGAGCCGCTGCTCCCCGAGGCGCGGCAGCCGGTCAAGGCGGTCTTCGAGCCGGGCTGGTACGGGGTGATGGTGTTCTTCTTGGTCAGCGGCTACATCGTGCCCGCGTCGCTGGAGCGGCGAGGTAGCGTGCGGGCCTTCTGGATCTCTCGTTTCTTCCGGTTGTACCCGCTGTTCGGTGTATGCGTGGCGGGCATGGCTCTGCTGGTGGCGGTGGGCTGGGACGACCTGCACCTCTGGTGGGGTTCCCGGCCGGTTTCCCTGGCGCTGGGTCATCTGACGATGCTGCAGAACCTGCTGTACATGCCGAACCTGGTCAACGTGCTGTGGACGCTGTCGTATGAGATGGCCTTCTACCTGCTGCTGACCGTGATGTTCACCTTCGGCGTGAACCGGAGGAGCACCACGGCGGCGCTCGGCTTCGCCGCGGTGGCCGTGCTGGGCGCGGGCGCGCTGCCGGTCACGCTGTTGTCGGCCGGCGGGTCGGGCCGGATGCTGACGGTCACGCTGCTGGTGACCGCGCTGGTGGCGGTGGGCCTGGCCGCCGTGCTCAAGGGCTCAGGCGCGGTACGGCAGGCGGGCGCGATCGTCATCGGGGTCACCGTGCTGGGGTTGTTGATGGTCAATCAGGGCTATCCCGGCCCTTGGCAGGGGCTGCTGATCCTGGCCACCATGTTCGCCGGCACGGCGCTGTATCGGGCTGAGCAGAGCGAGATCTCCTGGAGACAGGCCGGATGGGTGGTCCTGGTGCCGCTGGCCGGGATCTGGCTGGCGCGCGACGAGTTCGGCCTGCAGACGGCCATGGCCGCCGCCTGGATCACCTTCGCCGCCGGGATGGCGCTGCGGCATCGGAATGCGCCGCGAGCTCTGGCCTGGCTGGGGTTGGTCAGCTACTCGATCTACCTGCTTCACCCGCTGCTGCTGGAAAGCGTCCAGCGGTTCTGGCCCGAGCCGCTGTCCGCGCCGCTGGGTCTGCGACTGGTTGCTCTGGCGGGCGTAGTGGGGCTGCTGCTCGGACTCAGCGCGCTGACCTGGCGTTTCGTGGAGACTCCGGCACAACGGCTGGGCAAGCGCCTCGCGTCAGGCGACAGATGA
- a CDS encoding nucleotidyltransferase domain-containing protein: protein MVGSRAYGLETEESDVDRRGVFVAPTRSFWRLAKPPTHVEGPLPEQFSWEVERFCGLALEANPTILECLWSPVVEHTTPAGEELLSIRHAFLSGRAHRTFVGYADAQFRRLNPERPRWKQAMHMIRLLLSGLHLARHGEPLVRVDAHRDRLLAVRRGELSWDEVTRWRSELVTSFDDPGALPAEPDRRRVEEYLINTREAAL, encoded by the coding sequence GTGGTCGGTTCGCGGGCCTACGGCCTGGAGACCGAGGAGTCCGACGTCGACCGGCGCGGTGTCTTCGTGGCGCCGACCCGGTCGTTCTGGCGGCTGGCCAAGCCGCCCACCCACGTCGAGGGACCGCTGCCCGAGCAGTTCTCCTGGGAGGTCGAGCGCTTCTGCGGGCTCGCGCTGGAGGCCAACCCGACGATCCTGGAGTGCCTGTGGTCGCCGGTCGTCGAGCACACCACTCCGGCGGGCGAGGAACTGCTCTCCATCCGGCACGCCTTCCTGTCCGGTCGCGCCCACCGGACCTTCGTCGGATACGCCGACGCCCAGTTCCGCCGCCTGAATCCCGAGCGCCCCCGGTGGAAGCAGGCCATGCACATGATCCGGCTGCTGCTCAGCGGCCTGCACCTGGCCCGCCACGGCGAGCCCCTGGTCCGGGTGGACGCCCATCGCGACCGGCTGCTCGCCGTACGACGGGGAGAGCTTTCCTGGGACGAGGTCACCCGCTGGCGCTCCGAACTGGTCACGAGCTTCGACGACCCGGGCGCGCTGCCCGCCGAGCCCGACCGGCGGCGCGTGGAGGAATACCTGATCAACACGAGAGAGGCCGCCCTGTGA